The Flavobacterium sp. 140616W15 sequence CAGCAGTCCCGATTGGGTAGGAGTTATAGCAAATGCTATGGGAGGTGTTGTAGATGGTAATTTTATAAGAGGGGATAATGATATCTATAAAGGAACACATTTAATTTTAAATATAGAAGAAGAAATTATAGCGATGCTGGTTGATGTAAGTTTTAAACAAACGTTATTGTTAAAACATAAGAATAATACGGATACGAGTTTTGTGGTTTTATCTTTCTTTATGTATAATTCAGATGTTGAGCTTGTTATGAATAAAAAACCAACACGATTTGGAAAGTTGGACTATAATTTTTTGATGATAGATGGCGCATTAGATGTAGATCATATCATTGAAAAAGAAACTAATTTGTATTGTATTTATGTCATTATAAAAAAAACTATTTTTAGAGAGTATTTAAAGAATGTTTGTAAAATTAAAGAAGATATTATTTTCGACTCTAAAAAGAATACAATTATCAACGTAGACAGAATGAGTTATCAAAGTCAGGTTTTAATAAATGATTTTAGAAAAATGGCACCAGATAACCCCTATTATGAGATGAGTTTTAAAGCGCTTACTTATGCATTAATAAATAACTATTTAGAGCAGTTAAAGACAAAAAAAACGATCCTTGGTGAAGTTGTTAATGATGACATAAAAAGAATAATCGTTTCTAAGAAATTTTTACAAAAAAACATCAATGAAGCATTTCCTGGTATTGATTTTTTGGCTGCCAAAGCACTAATGTCACCAACTAAGTATAAACTACTATTTACTAAAGTTTTAGGGTCGTCTCCAGCAGTATATTTTCATGATAGTAAATTAAAAAAAGCAAAAGAACTCATAGAAACAAAGCAATATACAGTAGGAGAAGTTTCAGATCAATTAAATTACTCCAGTGCCTCTTATTTGGCAAAAAAGTTTACTAATGTATATGGAATTTCTCCAAAAGAATATCAGAATTTATTATAAACTATATGGACAGCGTATTGCCAGAATTTGAACATACTTATTCTTTAAAACCGCATTGGCAACAAAAATATGTTGATGAATTGGGATGTACTATAACTGATGATAAAGTGATGCATTTTCCTAAAGAAATTGTAGACGGAACTCTTTATTTTACAGAAATCTCCCCAGATGTGTCTGTAGTAGTTATTGATGTAGTTTTACAAAAAGAAATGCGATTTACCCGATTAAAGTCAGAGGAGGAATTTTGGATTATATATTATGATTTGAGTGATAATTTTAATAGTCATGTGGTAAATGATGTAAAGCATAGAATAGGGTATACCTCTAAACTTGGTTTCGGAATTGTAGACAGTCAGATAAGCAGTTCCTATGAAGCTAAAGTAGGAGATAGAGCTTATTCACTCAGACTATTCATAAAAAAGGATGCTGTTAAAGCTTTTTTGAAAAGGAAAAGATTGAAAAGGGGTTTAAGAATATTTTGATAACAATAAGAAAAAACTATTTTTTTACGGGCATATTGATAGTAGGAGCAAAGTACTGCTTCATGATCTGAAGCAATATAATATGGAAAGCTTTAATTATGAGTTTCTTTTAAAAAATGCTACCTATACTTTATTGGGATATTTTTATGAAAGACTAAGAGATGACAGTTCTACTATGAAATCATTGTTTGAAAAAGATGTCGTTGCTGTTATGAAAAGCCAGGATTTTTTATTATCAGATCTTCTAATTCCTTTTCCAGGAATAATAAAATTAGCTGAAATTGCTAATATGTCAGTTTCTAAATTTTCAAGTCTGTATAAAAACATATACGGAAAAAGCCCTGCTTTGTTTTTTAAAATTGAAAAATTAGAATTAGCCAATGAACTTTTAGCAAAAGGGGATTTTAGCTCAATTGGTGATTTAGCTTATACATTAGGATATAGTAAAGTAGCTTATTTTTCTTCTATTTATAAAAATCACTTTGGCGTTTTGCCTGATATTGTTTAGATATAATTGCCTTTAAAAAAACGATTTACTCTGATAAAAACCTTCCAATCCTATTGATTCGAAGGTTTTTTTATTATCACCTTGGCACTTCTATAGTATTAATTAAGTCTTCTGGTACCAATTTCATGGCTTTAATTAGAGATTAAAAGGAAAAGGTATATGTAGTTTTGCACCTGAATTTAAGTATAACTAGTACACTATTTCTTTACTCACTTATAGTTTTTGTAAGTATGATAATAGAGTCATTAATATTTTTTTTATGAAATATCTTTCATATAATTACAAAGTAAGATTGTTTTTTTAGTGCCGTTTATAGCGCTATTTCCAATAATAAGTGAGGCACAGGAAGTACAGAAGATAAGACGGATAAATCCAAATATCCCCTATACTTTTAGCAGTGAGAACAGTACTTATGCTTATCTTAAAGAAGGGACTGTTGTTCCTGCTCTTAGTGCAGATCATGCAGTGAGTTATGAGCTTCCCATAGGATTTCCTTTTCAATTGGGATGTGATTTTTATACTGGTTTTTATGCTAGCTCTAATGGAACACTATCTTTTAATAATTCTTTTATTGGTGAAAATAATACTAGCTATATATTGTCAATGAGCCGTTATGCTAATTTAACTTTATTGGCTCCTTTATGGGATGATTTAAATGGAGATCACGGTATTTTTTCATACAAAACGGAAGGTATCGCACCCAATCGGGTCTTTACTGCGGAGTGGAAAAACTGGAAGTGGTACTATAATGCATCTTCTGCTGTAATCTCTTTTCAGGTTAAATTGTATGAAGGAAGCAATGCCATAGAATATGTTTATAATCAGGAGCCAACACCCAATACAATAGAAGCATCTGCTTCTATTGGAATATATAATGATAACACTTTGAATGCAGAAGCGAAACAATTATGGCTCAATAATACTAGCGAGAGCCCAGTGGCCTCTACAAGCATTACCGAGAATATCAATGTACGTCCAGCAAGCGGGCAGCTCTATCGTTTTACTCGTAATGATACAAATGTAAGTTGTGATGGAGTTGATTATTATGGGCAGACTATAATAAACCCAAAGGGTGGGACAAATGCAAATGATGGACTCAGGATTATCCTATCGGGTGCTGCAAATATGCAAATTCGAAGAAATGGAAAAGGTCAGGTATATAATCCTGCTAACAATTTATCATATGGTACTACGCGTCCATATAATGTTCCAGGAACTACCACTCACGGTGTAGTGCTTGCTGTAGGAAATTCTTATTTTACAGGAGGGATGTTGAAACCTGCATCTGTCACAGAGCAACAATTAGAGGTGGTTAGTAGTACACCACAAAATAGTATCGAATCTTCTCCGGGGCACTTTGTAAATGAAATTAAACTGGCTGCTGTTAAAAATGGTTTAAGGTACTATTTAACAGTAAAATATGTTTACAATTTTCCAGAAAATGATTTTTACATGGATTATACTGTAACTATACCAGAAGGCAATACCGAAGAAGTTAAATTGGCTCATGGTTGGGATACTTATTTACAAGGTAATGATAGAGGGCCAGGGTTTATATCTGGGACTGCTCCTAATTTGGTGGTTGGAGTAAAGAGAGAACCTTCCTATGAGGCTTTTGAGTTTTTAGAAGGGATACCTTGGAGTGGTTATTTTTCTGCTTATTATAGCTTATTAAATAGTGATTTAGGAAGTGAAATGACTTTTAAAAATACGATAGATTCTGATCCTAATACAGATAATGGTATCGGAATTTCAATGAATTTTGGGAAGATTCCAGGAAGTTTTACCAGTAGTAACAAACTGGTTTTTGCTTGTGAAGCGGGAGATGTAGCACCAGCTTTAGCAGATAGAGGAGGTATTTGCCAAGGTGGAGTTTTAAACTTAAATAGTCTTATTACATCTCCAACGCCTCCAGGTACAGTTTTAATCTGGAAAGATTCAAAAGACGAAGACGTTGCAGATCCTACAACGGTGACAACAGAAGGAACGTATAAAGCTTATTATCATTCTGTAAAATACGATTGTGATTCTCCTACTGCCGCTACTGTTGTTACACATGATACTAGCTGTGGGGTTTGTTATAGACCTGGTGCTGATACAGGCACAGAAGCAGGTTCTTTAACGGTTATTTCTACGCTGGATCGAAAAAATCATCCTGCAGTAAATCCAAGAAATGGAGCTTTAATTTTAGAGTCTAAAGAAAAAGGTTTTGCCATTAGTAAAGTTGCTTCACCAGAAACAGCAATTGCTACTCCCGTCGAAGGGATGCTTGTTTTTGATACGACTAGCAATTGTTTAAAATTGTACAACGGTATCAGTTGGAATTGTATTGAGCAAACATGTGTTGATAATGATTGATGGAGCTGATTGAATTGTAGTTTGTTTTTGCTTTTTATTTAACACCTATGTGCACTATAGATAAGTGAAACGTCTAATTTTAGCTAAAGTAAGCTATGTTCTTAATGTGTTAAAAATAACAAACCAATCCAAACCTCGTCAGTAATACTGGCGAGGTTTTTTTATTAAGTTGGTTTAAAAATACTGCGACGAATAGTAAAGCTTATAATGCATGTTTTATAATTTTTATTAGACTGTAAAAAAAACAGGTATGTGTAATTTTGCGCCCCAAATTAATCATATCGTGAATATTAAGTATGCTTCCTGCAAGTGGATAGTCATATTATTTTATTCCTAATGATTTAGACAACTAAACAGATAAAAATAAAAATTAAAAGAAATGATGAAAAAATTACTTACTGTACTAAATTTACTTGCTTTCATAGCTATTTTTGGTCAAACTGGTATCGGTACACATACGCCCGAAGGGGCTCTGGATATCACTTCTCCTAGTAAGGATTGGGGTTTAGTGCTTCCTCATGTTGATCAGGCAGAAAATACCAAGAATCCTACAGGGAAAGCCGTGAAAAAAGGAACTATTGTTTATGATTTGGAAGAGAACTGTATTAGGTATTTTAATGGTTCAGAATGGAGCGGATGTATAGTAGCACCAATTCCTATTAAATTAGAATGTGGTTCAGCTGTTTTAAACAAAAATATTATTGTTAATTATCCAGTAGCTACCGGGACAACTGTTTCTATTCCTTATTTTAATAAAGAAGAGAGTATTAGTTATGATGAAATTACTATTCAATCTAAGGGTGTAACTGGGTTAAAGGCTGTTCTATCTTCAGGTTCTATTAAAAAAGGTGCTGGTAATTTGGTCTTTTCTATTTCAGGAATGCCTTCTGCAGAAGGGGTGGCTAAATTTCCTTTGAGAATAGCAGGAGTAGATTGTGAATTTGTTATTACTGTAAAGTATTATACAGCAATTGAAGTTCCGGCTATAACTAATCTTAGTTGCGATCAGAAAGATCAATTAAGTAATACTGGCTTAATTGGTAAACATATAATAAATGGACAAGAAGTGATGGTCAATTATACTTTTTCAAATGCCTACACCTATACTACTTCATTATCTCATTGTGATGTAACTACAATAGCTAATAGTATATGGTTGGGAGGGAGGAATAGCATTGGTACCATTTTGATTACCTTTTCCCGTCCTGTAACGAATGTAGGAATCGCTTTTACAGGTGCAGACCCAGGTGAAGTGGTTGCTTTTACGACTAATAGAAAACAAGCTGTTGAACTAAAAAAGAGTGGTTCTTGTGCAAACTATTTCAGCATAACAGATAATAAGATAAAATACACTGGTAATAATGTAGGTGGAAATCTTACAGTAGGAGGAGTATGGTTTACAGAGCTAAAATTGGAACATAACGGAGCAGGAGACGGAGCAGTATTTAGTTTCTGTTTAAATAGCAGTGATGGGCTGTAGTATTTTATTAAATTTTCACCTAATACATAGTTCCGAAGTTTTTTTATGAAAAGTAGGTAAATATCTTTTTTGCCCCACAATAGCAAACCAATCCAACCTCGTTAGTAATACTGACGAGGTTTTTTTATTAAGTTGGTTTAAAAATACTTCGACGAATAGTAAAGCTTATAATGCATGTTTTATAATTTTTATTAGACTATAAAAAAAACAAGTATAATTAATTTTGCGCCCCAAATTAATCATATCGTGAATATTAAGTATGTTTCCTGCAAGTGGATAGTTATATTGTTTTATTCCTAATGATTTAGACAACTAAACAGATAAAAATAAAAATTAAAAGAAATGATAAAAAAATTACTTACGGTATTAAATCTACTTGCTTTTATTGCTGTTTTTGGTCAGAGTGGTATTGGTACACATACGCCCGAAGGGGCTCTGGATATCACTTCTCCTAGTAAGGATTGGGGTTTAGTGCTTCCTCATGTTGATCAGGCAGAAAACACCAAGAATCCTACAGGGAAAGCCGTGAAGAAAGGAACTATTGTTTATGATTTGAAAGAGAACTGTATCCGATATTTTAATGGCACAGAATGGAGCGGATGCATATTGGCACCTATTCCTAGTCTATTAGAGTTGAACTGTAGTGCGGTGGTTGTAAATCAGGATATTATTGCTAATTACCCAATCGGTGGCGGAACAACCGTTTCTATCCCTTATTCTAATGCAGGAGAAGCTTTTGATTATGGAGAGATTGCTATTTTATCGAAAAATATAATCGGATTGAAGGCTGTTCTTCCTTCGGGATCTATCCAGAAAGGTTCTGGTAGTCTGGTCTTTTCTATTATAGGAACGCCTTCTACGTCCGGGGAGGCAAAATTTTATTTGAATATAGGAGGAGTAGATTGTGAATTTGTTGTTATAGCAAAGAATTATACAGATACTGAAGTTCCTATAGCGGATTTGACTTGTGGACTAAATGAACAATTAAATATAACTACATTAAAAGGCGAACATATAATAAACGGAAAAGAAGTAACTGTTACTTATGACGGTTCAAATATAAAGTCTATTTACGAAAGTGATTATAACTGTAGTGCAGCTGTAGTAGCTAATGGTTTCTGGTTAGGATATGGTGGACCTAGTACTCTCGTTATTCGCTTCTCTCGTCCAGTAACAAATGTAGGAATCGCTTTTAAAGGAACACAAACTGAAGAAGAGTTTACCTTTACAATAAATAACAATCACTCCATTCAACTAAAAACTAACAGTTCTTGTCAAGAGAAAATCAACATAACTGATAATAGAATAAGTTTCATAGGAGGAATAGGAGCTATAGGAGGAAATATTACTGTAGGAGGCAAATGGTTTACAGAGTTAACAATCAAACATAATGGACAAATAAATGGTTCAGTTTTTGGTTTTTGTTTAAATAACAGCGATGCGCTGTAGTATTTTATCTAACACATAGCAACATAGATTTCTATAATATTTTAAATTGTAGAAAAAGAAATATCTTATTAAACCAATCCAACCTCGTTAGTAATACTGGCGAGGTTTTTTATCACCTTGATTTAAAAACAGCTCTACCAATAATATTTCTTCTAGTGCTAGTTTTATGGCTTTAATTGCAGATTAAAAGAAATAGGTATTGTAATTTTGCACCTTAAATTAAAACGTAACCCCAACGCTAATGATTACTCGCTTGTAGTATTTTATAATCTTGAAAATAGAGTTATTAGTATAAACATTTTTCATGAAATACCTTTTATACAATAATAAAACAAGATTCTTTTTTTAGTGACTTTAATAGTAGTGTTATTTCCAATAAAAAGTTTCGCTCAGGAAGCACAGAAGATGGGGCGGGTAAATCCAAATATTCCCTATACTTTTAGTAGTGAGAGAGGTGATTATATTTATCTTGACAGAGGAACTATTGTTCCAAAACTTAGTGCCACTGATGCTGTGAGTGATCGATTGCCTATAGGTTTTTCTTTTCAATTTGGATGTGAAACATATTCAAATTTTTATGCTAGTTCTAACGGAACGTTATCTTTTAATTATGCATTTAATAATGCTTCTAATTCTGGGCGTTCGTTGACTCCAACTAATTTAACTTTATTAGCTCCATTCTGGGATTATTTACATGGTGGTAATGGTGTTTTTTCATACCGTACCACAGGCGTGGCTCCCAATCGGGTTTTTACTGCGGAGTGGAAAAACTGGAAAGCATATTGGGATGTAGCAGCTATGATCTCTTTTCAGGTTAAATTGTATGAAGGAACTAATAGTATAGAATATGTTTATAATCAGGAACCAACATCCAATACAAATATTCCTACCGGTGTTTCTATTGGTATGTTTAACGGCAACAGTTTTAATGCAGCAGCCAAACAACTATGGCTCAACAACAGCAGCGAGAACCCTACAGCCTCTTTAAATTTTACTGAGAATATTTTTATACGTCCAGCAAGTGGACAGGTATATCGTTTTACTCATAATGACGATGATGCCAGTTGTGAGGTTTTTTTTTATGGTCAGACCATGATAAACAAAACTGGAGGAACAAATGAAAATGATGGACTCAGGATTACTTTATCGGGTGCTGCAAATATGCAAGTCCGAAGAAAAAATGTAAATCAGATAAGTAACTCCAATAACAACTTATTGATAGGAACTTCAAATCCATATGGACCTACAGGGTCTAGTCACGGTGTGGTACTTGCAGTGGGGAATACCTATTTTGCAGGAGGAGCATTGAGACCAGAGGATGGAAGTAAAACAATGTTAAGTGTTGTTAGTAGTACGGAGCAAAGCCGTATCGAATCCCCTTCGGGGCATTTTGTAAATGAAATTAAACTAGCTGCTGTCAAAAATGATTTGACCTATTATTTGACAATAAAATATGTTTACGATTTCCCTGAGAATTATTTTTTATAGATTATATACGGTGACTATCCCAGAAGGAAATACCGAAGAAGTTAAATTGGCTCATGGTTGGGATACTCATATGCAAAATAACAAAAGTCTAGGGCCAGGGTTTGTAACAGGAGTTGCTCCCAATTTAGTTGTTGGAGCAAAGATGATAGGAGGAGCTTCCTATGAAGCTTTTGAGTATATAGGAGGTGTACCCTGGAGTGGTTATTTTTCTGCTTATTATATCTTAATGCCTTATAATTTAGGACGTGATATGACTTTCAAAAATACTGTAAACCCTGATGTTAATATCGATAATGGTCTAGGGATTTCAATGAATTTTGGGAGTATTCCAGGTAGTTTTACCAGTAGTAACAAATTGTTTTTTGCTTGTAGTGCAGGAGATGTAGCACCAACTTTAGTCAATGGGGCAGTAATTTGTCAAGATGAGGTTTTAAATTTAAATAGTCTTATTACATCTCCAGCCCCTCCACCAGATGTGGCTGTAGTCTGGAAAGATGCAAAAGGAGCAGTAGTTACAGATCCTACAGCGGTAACTAAAGCAGGAAAGTACACTGTTTATTATTATTCTGCAAAATACTATTGTATTTCACCTACTGCTAGTATTGATATTGTATATGACAGCTGTGGAATCTGTTATAAACCAGGGGTTACTACTGGAACAGAAGCAGGTTTTCCTTTAGCCGTTATTTCTATGCTGGACCGAAAAAATCATCCTGCCATAAATCCAAGAAATGGAGCTTTGATTTTAGAGTCTAAAGAAAAAGGCTTTGTGATTAGTAGGGTTGCTTCACCAGAAACAGCAATCGCTGTTCCAGTCGAAGGGATGCTTGTTTTTGATACGATAAGCAATTGTTTGAAATTGTACAATGGTATCATTTGGAATTGTATTGAGCAAACATGTGTTGGTGAACACCAATAACGAATTTTGCTTGTGGTGTAGAGAATCAATTAAACTATGCTACACTAAATGGCAAACATATGTTAGATGGAAAAGAAGTAACAGTTACTTATACGGCAATGACAAGCAGCCCATTCAACTAAAAAGCAATAGTTATTGTCAAGAAAATATCAACATAACGGATAATAAAGTAAGTTTCAATGGAATAAGATTAGGAGGGAATATTACTGTAGGTGGAGGATGGTTTACAGAACTAACATTTCAACATAACGGAGAAGGAGCTGGTTCGTTAATTAATTTCTGTTTAGATAATGCTGTTGTTCAATGATCTAGAGATTAATTTACACTACTCTTTATAAAAAAATCCAATCCTAATAATTTATTGATTGGATTTTTTTTATAAATTTAATCATGTATTTTTTTAATATTTGTATCGGTTCTAGTAGCTACAATTTAAAATTAAGGCTTATAGTGGCAGTTTTATAGTTTTAAATAAAATAAATAAAAAAGAAGATTAACTACTTTTACCCCGAATTTTTAACCGACCATTTGTTAGTTTAATTAAAAGTAGTAATACATCAAAAGTAATGTAGCGAAAGAGCCAATACAGAATTTTGTTTTGAACCGCTGTCCCTATTTTGGTCTTACTTCTTTCATAACAATTTTGGTTTTGTGAAGCATAGAATTTTTTATATTTAAGGTGTAATTATTTGTTTATGAAAGTAATAGATCATGATTTTGATAGCAATCGAGATCCGCTTGCAGTGATAGCAGATGCTGTAGGAGGAGTTGTTGATGGTAACATTGTAAGAGGAGATAATGAGATATATAAAGGATCGTATTCATTTTTTAACATTGAAGAAGGGGTTCTGGCTGTATTAATTGATGTAAGCTATAAAAAGACACTGTTTTTAAAACACAAGAATAGAACTAATAATGATGGCGTAATTTTATATTTTTATCTATTAAGTACTGATATTGATTTTTTTTTGAATAAAAAAGCGATACAATTCGGAAAACTAGATTATAATTTCATCATGCTAGATGGCGCATTAGATATAGATTACATCGTTAAAAAAGAAACCCATATCTATGGTGTTTGTGTTGTTGTAAAAAAAGATACTTTTAAAGAATATATAAA is a genomic window containing:
- a CDS encoding helix-turn-helix transcriptional regulator, with protein sequence MKVVEQDFDSSPDWVGVIANAMGGVVDGNFIRGDNDIYKGTHLILNIEEEIIAMLVDVSFKQTLLLKHKNNTDTSFVVLSFFMYNSDVELVMNKKPTRFGKLDYNFLMIDGALDVDHIIEKETNLYCIYVIIKKTIFREYLKNVCKIKEDIIFDSKKNTIINVDRMSYQSQVLINDFRKMAPDNPYYEMSFKALTYALINNYLEQLKTKKTILGEVVNDDIKRIIVSKKFLQKNINEAFPGIDFLAAKALMSPTKYKLLFTKVLGSSPAVYFHDSKLKKAKELIETKQYTVGEVSDQLNYSSASYLAKKFTNVYGISPKEYQNLL
- a CDS encoding AraC family transcriptional regulator; the protein is MESFNYEFLLKNATYTLLGYFYERLRDDSSTMKSLFEKDVVAVMKSQDFLLSDLLIPFPGIIKLAEIANMSVSKFSSLYKNIYGKSPALFFKIEKLELANELLAKGDFSSIGDLAYTLGYSKVAYFSSIYKNHFGVLPDIV